In Mercurialis annua linkage group LG6, ddMerAnnu1.2, whole genome shotgun sequence, the following are encoded in one genomic region:
- the LOC126687133 gene encoding uncharacterized protein LOC126687133 isoform X1, which produces MDLRICASSISKAPLCSPKNMVEKASTRQKRPDFDLDLREVYFLILSFISSGPCQRTYSVFKDELLEHELLPRRYHAWFSRKGECSGDDDDAGVSLPLSYNKLTERYPHIEKDHLIKLLKQLLLHADCPVDSRDTANSTNAADVDVPSAADVPTLLGCGSFSLLDSDRSMYKQVKCLPVHLRWPHMQADQVHGLGLREIGGGFVKHHRAPSIRSTCYTIAKPLTMVQKMQTIKKLRGHRDAVYCAIFDRSGRYVITGSDDRLVKIWSMETAFCLASCRGHEGDITDLAVTSNNTLVASASNDFSIRVWRLPDGVPISVLRGHTSAVTAIAFSPRPNAAYQLLSSSDDGTCRIWDARYSQCNPQIFVPRPSDGFSGKNNGPSSSNGTQSNQILCCAYNANGTVFVTGSSDTYARVWSASKSGPDDSNQTIHEIEVLSGHQNDVNYVQFSGCAVASRSSFSDILKEENVPKFKNSWFCHDNIVTCSRDGSAIIWVPKSRRSHGKSLRWEKSFHLKVPPPPLPPQPPRGGPRQRILPTPRGVNMIVWSLDNRFVLAAIMDCRICVWNASNSALVHSLTGHTASSYVLDVHPFNPRIAMSAGYDGRTIVWDIWEGIPIHIYEIGFGRLKLVDGKFSPDGLSIVLSDDAGQIHFINTGQADCQKDAKYDQFFLGDYRPLIRDSSGNVLDQETQLPPYRRNIQDLLCDSSMLPYPEPYQTMFQKRRLGELGVDWHPPSMKFAVGLDFSLGFDYQLLPLEDLDRLIEPLPEFIDAIYWEPENEVISDDNDSEYNVTEDCASEGERGSLCYSSASDPDCSMEDIDIERSQQGGFPRSRRRKQKAKLIEFSGRRVRKRNLTERDDSVYGSNGAKKFKSARKVSKRKSSKAISSRPQRVAARNALTMFPKMTETSTDGDDEDNSEEAASSSESGLLDSDIESDMKNMPVEYAKEEKLAVLEVEDIAKPPKLVESQSNSGSKKKLIVKLSFRSKKPVSPKDSVVKIERQGDQEIPSPGPLPESNIDLRYKDPGSSSSDAIDVKPSQNCNRVHITGVTHHEKVEHDIKGSAVDSGSKIRLGEVTNQTFQHSRLEMLPGVQSATFNANSDACMESWIDANGDEDQFQLDQDGAKSEEPVFSGVIQRPLTIASSSSSSLGDLQSKSGASAVTCTRTPDEGAKDLSVSDKCRGFDSLAENEFAGTSNGQGLKENPPRKITKLKIKTSSKLKSLREVNDSTHQDAVGLMSENPSYLPVQKQLLGLWKKDEGSSKLTKGIPHMDGANLEDLDYVLQKNPSDAILRTKSVKLKATTREPHDIRMKEYAGTSKNDDIQPHPEEKILNSRMTERSRSARNMQDDDDPTCPMSRKLTDSVRKLSWLTLSKLEGGYRYIPQLGDEVVYFRQGHQQYIQSATSSQKCVPWSSNKGYVSAVEICSVESLEYDTGPGGDSCCNIRLRFVSPSSGVFGQEFDLTLPELLDFPDFIIEKAWYDATIGRNWMCGDNCQVWWRYDNGEGGRWWECTIISSKAKSEEFPDSPWERYNVKYNNDFSEQHWHCPWELHDPEMPWEHPIIDFEIREKLLSSFEKLELSGSRKKDSYGIRALNENSQKLEFFNRYPVPLCPEIIRSRVENNYYRTVEAVKHDVNVMMNNARSYFARNREVLHKMKKLSDWYCKKLSKILGTEP; this is translated from the exons ATGGACTTGCGGATTTGTGCCTCTTCTATTAGTAAGGCGCCTTTATGTTCTCCGAAAAACATGGTGGAGAAGGCCTCTACAAGACAAAAGAGGCCTGATTTTGATCTAGACCTTAGGGAagtttattttctgattttgaGTTTCATATCTTCTGGGCCTTGTCAAAGGACTTATAGTGTGTTTAAGGATGAACTCTTGGAACATGAGCTTCTTCCAAGAAGATATCATGCATGGTTTTCAAGAAAAGGTGAATGTAGtggagatgatgatgatgctGGTGTGTCTCTTCCTTTAAGCTATAATAAATTAACGGAGAG GTATCCTCATATTGAGAAAGATCATTTGATAAAGCTTTTGAAGCAACTGCTACTGCATGCAGACTGTCCTGTGGATAGCAGAGATACAGCTAATTCTACAAATGCAGCTGATGTTGATGTTCCAAGTGCAGCCGATGTTCCTACTCTGTTGGGATGTGGTTCCTTTTCGCTTTTGGATT CTGATAGGAGTATGTACAAGCAAGTTAAGTGTCTGCCTGTGCACCTGCGTTGGCCTCATATGCAGGCAGATCAGGTGCATGGTTTAGGTTTAAGGGAAATAGGAGGAGGTTTTGTAAAGCACCATCGTGCTCCTTCCATTCGGTCAACATGCTACACAATTGCTAAGCCATTGACTATGGTGCAAAAGATGCAAACCATTAAAAAGTTGAGGGGACACCGTGATGCTGTCTATTGTG CTATATTTGACCGGTCTGGGAGATACGTAATTACTGGTTCAGATGATCGTCTTGTCAAGATTTGGTCTATGGAAACTGCATTTTGCTTGGCAAGCTGCCGAGGGCATGAA GGTGACATCACTGACTTGGCTGTAACTTCAAATAACACTTTAGTGGCATCTGCTTCTAATGATTTCAGCATCCGAGTT TGGCGCTTGCCAGATGGGGTGCCGATTTCAGTCTTGAGGGGTCACACTAGTGCTGTTACTGCCATTGCATTTAGTCCCAGGCCCAATGCTGCATATCAGCTTCTATC GTCATCGGACGATGGAACTTGTCGAATCTGGGATGCGAGATACTCCCAATGCAATCCACAAATTTTTGTGCCAAGACCTTCAGATGGTTTTTCTG GTAAGAACAATGGGCCGTCCTCAAGCAATGGTACACAAAGCAATCAGATATTGTGTTGTGCTTACAATGCCAATGGCACTGTCTTTGTCACTGGTAGTTCTGACACTTATGCAAGG GTTTGGAGTGCCAGCAAATCTGGCCCAGATGATTCCAATCAAACAATTCATGAGATTGAGGTGTTATCTGGTCATCAGAATGATGTCAACTATGTTCAGTTCAG TGGCTGTGCTGTTGCTTCAAGATCTTCATTCTCCGACATTTTGAAGGAGGAGAATGTtcccaaatttaaaaattcctG GTTCTGTCATGACAACATAGTTACATGCTCTCGTGATGGAAGTGCAATTATATGGGTTCCTAAGTCACGTAGATCCCAT GGTAAGTCTTTACGTTGGGAAAAGTCATTTCACCTGAAAGTTCCACCTCCCCCATTGCCTCCGCAACCTCCCCGGGGAGGTCCCCGTCAGAGAATTCTCCCAACTCCTCGCGGTGTTAATATGATTGTGTGGAGCTTGGATAATCGCTTTGTGCTGGCAGCTATAATGG ATTGCAGAATATGTGTTTGGAACGCCTCAAATAGTGCTTTAGTTCATTCTTTGACTGGTCACACAGCATCT TCTTATGTTTTAGATGTCCATCCTTTCAATCCTCGGATAGCTATGAGTGCTGGGTATGATGGAAGGACAATAGTCTGGGAT ATATGGGAAGGAATTCCTATTCACATATATGAAATTGGATTTGGACGTCTCAAGTTGGTTGATGGGAAGTTTTCTCC GGATGGGTTGTCAATAGTACTTTCAGATGATGCTGGCCAGATACACTTCATAAACACAGGCCAGGCTGACTGCCAAAAGGATGCCAAATATGATCAG TTCTTCCTAGGGGATTATCGGCCTCTTATCAGGGATTCTTCTGGAAATGTGCTTGATCAG GAGACACAGCTCCCTCCATATCGAAGAAACATTCAAGATCTTCTCTGTGATTCCA GTATGCTTCCATACCCAGAACCTTATCAAACTATGTTCCAGAAGCGTCGACTTGGTGAACTAGGTGTGGACTGGCATCCTCCATCCATGAAATTTGCTGTTGGTCTAGATTTCAGTCTAGGCTTTGATTATCAATTGCTTCCTTTGGAGGACTTGGATAGATTGATTGAGCCTCTCCCAGAGTTTATAGATGCTATTTATTGGGAACCAGAAAATGAAGTCATAAGTGATGACAATGACTCAGAGTATAATGTCACAGAGGATTGCGCCAGTGAAGGTGAGCGAGGTAGTTTATGTTATAGCTCTGCCAGCGATCCAGATTGTAGTATGGAGGACATTGACATTGAAAGAAGTCAGCAAGGGGGCTTTCCCCGatcaagaagaagaaaacaaaaagcTAAACTG ATTGAATTCTCTGGGAGGCGTGTTAGGAAGAGGAATTTGACTGAGCGCGATGACTCAGTATATGGGAGCAATGGAGCTAAGAAATTTAAAAGTGCCCGAAAAGTCTCTAAGAGGAAGTCTTCAAAGGCAATTTCATCTAGACCTCAGCGTGTTGCTGCACGCAATGCTCTAACTATGTTCCCCAAAATGACTGAAACATCTACAGATGGAGATGATGAAGACAACTCGGAGGAAGCTGCATCCAGCAGCGAATCAGGACTGCTAGATTCAGACATTGAAAGCGACATGAAAAACATGCCAGTTGAATATGCGAAAGAAGAAAAGCTTGCAGTACTTGAGGTTGAAGACATAGCTAAACCTCCCAAACTTGTTGAATCTCAGTCAAATTCTGGAAGTAAGAAAAAATTAATCGTCAAGCTTTCATTCCGTTCTAAGAAGCCTGTGTCTCCAAAAGATAGCGTAGTCAAGATTGAGagacagggtgatcaagagatTCCATCTCCAGGACCTTTACCAGAATCTAATATTGATTTAAGATATAAAGATCCGGGGTCATCTTCCTCAGATGCTATTGATGTGAAGCCGTCTCAAAATTGTAATAGAGTTCATATTACAGGTGTAACACACCATGAAAAGGTTGAACATGACATAAAGGGATCCGCAGTGGACAGTGGAAGTAAAATTAGACTGGGAGAGGTCACGAACCAAACATTCCAGCATTCCAGATTAGAAATGCTGCCAGGTGTTCAATCTGCTACTTTCAATGCCAATTCTGATGCATGTATGGAGAGCTGGATTGACGCTAACGG GGATGAGGACCAGTTTCAATTAGATCAAGATGGTGCAAAATCTGAAGAGCCTGTGTTTTCTGGTGTAATACAGAGACCTTTGACAAttgcatcatcatcatcatcatcattaggTGATCTTCAATCAAAATCTGGTGCTTCTGCTGTCACTTGTACTAGAACTCCTGACGAGGGAGCCAAAGATTTGTCTGTATCTGATAAATGCAGAGGTTTTGATTCACTTGCTGAAAATGAATTTGCTGGCACAAGCAATGGTCAGGGATTGAAAGAGAACCCTCCTCGAAAGATAacaaaattaaagatcaaaACTTCCTCCAAACTGAAATCTCTGAGAGAAGTGAATGATAGTACACATCAGGATGCAGTTGGTCTAATGTCAGAAAATCCATCTTACCTTCCCGTGCAAAAACAGCTTTTGGGATTATGGAAAAAGGATGAAGGTTCCAGTAAATTAACAAAAGGAATTCCGCACATGGACGGGGCTAATTTAGAAGATTTGGATTATGTTTTGCAAAAAAATCCTTCAGATGCAATACTTAGAACAAAATCAGTGAAATTGAAGGCAACTACAAGGGAACCACATGATATAAGGATGAAAGAATATGCAGGAACATCAAAGAACGATGATATTCAGCCCCATCCTGAAGAAAAGATTTTAAATTCTAGAATGACTGAAAGGTCAAGATCTGCTAGAAACATGCAAGATGATGATGACCCCACATGTCCGATGTCAAGGAAATTGACCGACTCTGTAAGGAAATTGTCATGGCTAACTCTTTCAAAGCTTGAGGGTGGATATCGTTATATTCCTCAGCTAGGTGATGAAGTTGTATATTTTAGACAG GGACATCAACAGTATATTCAATCAGCAACTAGCTCACAAAAATGCGTTCCTTGGAGTTCAAATAAGGGTTATGTTAGTGCTGTGGAAATTTGCAGTGTTGAAAGCCTCGAATATGACACCGGTCCTGGCGGGGATAGCTGCTGCAATATCAGACTCAGATTTGTCAGTCCTTCATCTGGTGTATTTGGTCAAGAGTTTGATTTGACCCTCCCTGAACTATTAGATTTTCCTGATTTTATTATTGAGAAAGCATGGTATGATGCTACTATCGGTAGAAACTGGATGTGTGGGGATAATTGCCAAGTGTGGTGGAGATATGACAACGGGGAAGGCGGTAGGTGGTGGGAGTGTACAATCATTTCTTCCAAGGCAAAGTCGGAGGAGTTTCCTGATAGTCCTTGGGAGAGATACAATGTAAAGTACAATAATGATTTTAGTGAACAACATTGGCACTGTCCCTGGGAACTGCATGATCCTGAAATGCCATGGGAGCACCCCATTATTGATTTTGAGATTCGAGAAAAGCTGCTGTCttcttttgaaaaattagaGCTGTCAGGAAGCAGAAAAAAG GACTCTTATGGAATCCGAGCATTGAATGAAAATTCTCAAAAGCTGGAGTTTTTCAACAG GTATCCAGTTCCGCTGTGTCCTGAAATTATCCGGTCAAGGGTAGAAAACAACTATTACCGGACGGTAGAAGCAGTGAAGCATGACGTTAACGTGATGATGAATAATGCTCGATCTTATTTTGCTAGAAATAGAGAAGTATTACACAAGATGAAGAAGCTATCAGATTGGTATTGTAAGAAGCTTTCAAAAATATTAGGCACTGAACCATAA
- the LOC126687133 gene encoding uncharacterized protein LOC126687133 isoform X2: protein MYKQVKCLPVHLRWPHMQADQVHGLGLREIGGGFVKHHRAPSIRSTCYTIAKPLTMVQKMQTIKKLRGHRDAVYCAIFDRSGRYVITGSDDRLVKIWSMETAFCLASCRGHEGDITDLAVTSNNTLVASASNDFSIRVWRLPDGVPISVLRGHTSAVTAIAFSPRPNAAYQLLSSSDDGTCRIWDARYSQCNPQIFVPRPSDGFSGKNNGPSSSNGTQSNQILCCAYNANGTVFVTGSSDTYARVWSASKSGPDDSNQTIHEIEVLSGHQNDVNYVQFSGCAVASRSSFSDILKEENVPKFKNSWFCHDNIVTCSRDGSAIIWVPKSRRSHGKSLRWEKSFHLKVPPPPLPPQPPRGGPRQRILPTPRGVNMIVWSLDNRFVLAAIMDCRICVWNASNSALVHSLTGHTASSYVLDVHPFNPRIAMSAGYDGRTIVWDIWEGIPIHIYEIGFGRLKLVDGKFSPDGLSIVLSDDAGQIHFINTGQADCQKDAKYDQFFLGDYRPLIRDSSGNVLDQETQLPPYRRNIQDLLCDSSMLPYPEPYQTMFQKRRLGELGVDWHPPSMKFAVGLDFSLGFDYQLLPLEDLDRLIEPLPEFIDAIYWEPENEVISDDNDSEYNVTEDCASEGERGSLCYSSASDPDCSMEDIDIERSQQGGFPRSRRRKQKAKLIEFSGRRVRKRNLTERDDSVYGSNGAKKFKSARKVSKRKSSKAISSRPQRVAARNALTMFPKMTETSTDGDDEDNSEEAASSSESGLLDSDIESDMKNMPVEYAKEEKLAVLEVEDIAKPPKLVESQSNSGSKKKLIVKLSFRSKKPVSPKDSVVKIERQGDQEIPSPGPLPESNIDLRYKDPGSSSSDAIDVKPSQNCNRVHITGVTHHEKVEHDIKGSAVDSGSKIRLGEVTNQTFQHSRLEMLPGVQSATFNANSDACMESWIDANGDEDQFQLDQDGAKSEEPVFSGVIQRPLTIASSSSSSLGDLQSKSGASAVTCTRTPDEGAKDLSVSDKCRGFDSLAENEFAGTSNGQGLKENPPRKITKLKIKTSSKLKSLREVNDSTHQDAVGLMSENPSYLPVQKQLLGLWKKDEGSSKLTKGIPHMDGANLEDLDYVLQKNPSDAILRTKSVKLKATTREPHDIRMKEYAGTSKNDDIQPHPEEKILNSRMTERSRSARNMQDDDDPTCPMSRKLTDSVRKLSWLTLSKLEGGYRYIPQLGDEVVYFRQGHQQYIQSATSSQKCVPWSSNKGYVSAVEICSVESLEYDTGPGGDSCCNIRLRFVSPSSGVFGQEFDLTLPELLDFPDFIIEKAWYDATIGRNWMCGDNCQVWWRYDNGEGGRWWECTIISSKAKSEEFPDSPWERYNVKYNNDFSEQHWHCPWELHDPEMPWEHPIIDFEIREKLLSSFEKLELSGSRKKDSYGIRALNENSQKLEFFNRYPVPLCPEIIRSRVENNYYRTVEAVKHDVNVMMNNARSYFARNREVLHKMKKLSDWYCKKLSKILGTEP from the exons ATGTACAAGCAAGTTAAGTGTCTGCCTGTGCACCTGCGTTGGCCTCATATGCAGGCAGATCAGGTGCATGGTTTAGGTTTAAGGGAAATAGGAGGAGGTTTTGTAAAGCACCATCGTGCTCCTTCCATTCGGTCAACATGCTACACAATTGCTAAGCCATTGACTATGGTGCAAAAGATGCAAACCATTAAAAAGTTGAGGGGACACCGTGATGCTGTCTATTGTG CTATATTTGACCGGTCTGGGAGATACGTAATTACTGGTTCAGATGATCGTCTTGTCAAGATTTGGTCTATGGAAACTGCATTTTGCTTGGCAAGCTGCCGAGGGCATGAA GGTGACATCACTGACTTGGCTGTAACTTCAAATAACACTTTAGTGGCATCTGCTTCTAATGATTTCAGCATCCGAGTT TGGCGCTTGCCAGATGGGGTGCCGATTTCAGTCTTGAGGGGTCACACTAGTGCTGTTACTGCCATTGCATTTAGTCCCAGGCCCAATGCTGCATATCAGCTTCTATC GTCATCGGACGATGGAACTTGTCGAATCTGGGATGCGAGATACTCCCAATGCAATCCACAAATTTTTGTGCCAAGACCTTCAGATGGTTTTTCTG GTAAGAACAATGGGCCGTCCTCAAGCAATGGTACACAAAGCAATCAGATATTGTGTTGTGCTTACAATGCCAATGGCACTGTCTTTGTCACTGGTAGTTCTGACACTTATGCAAGG GTTTGGAGTGCCAGCAAATCTGGCCCAGATGATTCCAATCAAACAATTCATGAGATTGAGGTGTTATCTGGTCATCAGAATGATGTCAACTATGTTCAGTTCAG TGGCTGTGCTGTTGCTTCAAGATCTTCATTCTCCGACATTTTGAAGGAGGAGAATGTtcccaaatttaaaaattcctG GTTCTGTCATGACAACATAGTTACATGCTCTCGTGATGGAAGTGCAATTATATGGGTTCCTAAGTCACGTAGATCCCAT GGTAAGTCTTTACGTTGGGAAAAGTCATTTCACCTGAAAGTTCCACCTCCCCCATTGCCTCCGCAACCTCCCCGGGGAGGTCCCCGTCAGAGAATTCTCCCAACTCCTCGCGGTGTTAATATGATTGTGTGGAGCTTGGATAATCGCTTTGTGCTGGCAGCTATAATGG ATTGCAGAATATGTGTTTGGAACGCCTCAAATAGTGCTTTAGTTCATTCTTTGACTGGTCACACAGCATCT TCTTATGTTTTAGATGTCCATCCTTTCAATCCTCGGATAGCTATGAGTGCTGGGTATGATGGAAGGACAATAGTCTGGGAT ATATGGGAAGGAATTCCTATTCACATATATGAAATTGGATTTGGACGTCTCAAGTTGGTTGATGGGAAGTTTTCTCC GGATGGGTTGTCAATAGTACTTTCAGATGATGCTGGCCAGATACACTTCATAAACACAGGCCAGGCTGACTGCCAAAAGGATGCCAAATATGATCAG TTCTTCCTAGGGGATTATCGGCCTCTTATCAGGGATTCTTCTGGAAATGTGCTTGATCAG GAGACACAGCTCCCTCCATATCGAAGAAACATTCAAGATCTTCTCTGTGATTCCA GTATGCTTCCATACCCAGAACCTTATCAAACTATGTTCCAGAAGCGTCGACTTGGTGAACTAGGTGTGGACTGGCATCCTCCATCCATGAAATTTGCTGTTGGTCTAGATTTCAGTCTAGGCTTTGATTATCAATTGCTTCCTTTGGAGGACTTGGATAGATTGATTGAGCCTCTCCCAGAGTTTATAGATGCTATTTATTGGGAACCAGAAAATGAAGTCATAAGTGATGACAATGACTCAGAGTATAATGTCACAGAGGATTGCGCCAGTGAAGGTGAGCGAGGTAGTTTATGTTATAGCTCTGCCAGCGATCCAGATTGTAGTATGGAGGACATTGACATTGAAAGAAGTCAGCAAGGGGGCTTTCCCCGatcaagaagaagaaaacaaaaagcTAAACTG ATTGAATTCTCTGGGAGGCGTGTTAGGAAGAGGAATTTGACTGAGCGCGATGACTCAGTATATGGGAGCAATGGAGCTAAGAAATTTAAAAGTGCCCGAAAAGTCTCTAAGAGGAAGTCTTCAAAGGCAATTTCATCTAGACCTCAGCGTGTTGCTGCACGCAATGCTCTAACTATGTTCCCCAAAATGACTGAAACATCTACAGATGGAGATGATGAAGACAACTCGGAGGAAGCTGCATCCAGCAGCGAATCAGGACTGCTAGATTCAGACATTGAAAGCGACATGAAAAACATGCCAGTTGAATATGCGAAAGAAGAAAAGCTTGCAGTACTTGAGGTTGAAGACATAGCTAAACCTCCCAAACTTGTTGAATCTCAGTCAAATTCTGGAAGTAAGAAAAAATTAATCGTCAAGCTTTCATTCCGTTCTAAGAAGCCTGTGTCTCCAAAAGATAGCGTAGTCAAGATTGAGagacagggtgatcaagagatTCCATCTCCAGGACCTTTACCAGAATCTAATATTGATTTAAGATATAAAGATCCGGGGTCATCTTCCTCAGATGCTATTGATGTGAAGCCGTCTCAAAATTGTAATAGAGTTCATATTACAGGTGTAACACACCATGAAAAGGTTGAACATGACATAAAGGGATCCGCAGTGGACAGTGGAAGTAAAATTAGACTGGGAGAGGTCACGAACCAAACATTCCAGCATTCCAGATTAGAAATGCTGCCAGGTGTTCAATCTGCTACTTTCAATGCCAATTCTGATGCATGTATGGAGAGCTGGATTGACGCTAACGG GGATGAGGACCAGTTTCAATTAGATCAAGATGGTGCAAAATCTGAAGAGCCTGTGTTTTCTGGTGTAATACAGAGACCTTTGACAAttgcatcatcatcatcatcatcattaggTGATCTTCAATCAAAATCTGGTGCTTCTGCTGTCACTTGTACTAGAACTCCTGACGAGGGAGCCAAAGATTTGTCTGTATCTGATAAATGCAGAGGTTTTGATTCACTTGCTGAAAATGAATTTGCTGGCACAAGCAATGGTCAGGGATTGAAAGAGAACCCTCCTCGAAAGATAacaaaattaaagatcaaaACTTCCTCCAAACTGAAATCTCTGAGAGAAGTGAATGATAGTACACATCAGGATGCAGTTGGTCTAATGTCAGAAAATCCATCTTACCTTCCCGTGCAAAAACAGCTTTTGGGATTATGGAAAAAGGATGAAGGTTCCAGTAAATTAACAAAAGGAATTCCGCACATGGACGGGGCTAATTTAGAAGATTTGGATTATGTTTTGCAAAAAAATCCTTCAGATGCAATACTTAGAACAAAATCAGTGAAATTGAAGGCAACTACAAGGGAACCACATGATATAAGGATGAAAGAATATGCAGGAACATCAAAGAACGATGATATTCAGCCCCATCCTGAAGAAAAGATTTTAAATTCTAGAATGACTGAAAGGTCAAGATCTGCTAGAAACATGCAAGATGATGATGACCCCACATGTCCGATGTCAAGGAAATTGACCGACTCTGTAAGGAAATTGTCATGGCTAACTCTTTCAAAGCTTGAGGGTGGATATCGTTATATTCCTCAGCTAGGTGATGAAGTTGTATATTTTAGACAG GGACATCAACAGTATATTCAATCAGCAACTAGCTCACAAAAATGCGTTCCTTGGAGTTCAAATAAGGGTTATGTTAGTGCTGTGGAAATTTGCAGTGTTGAAAGCCTCGAATATGACACCGGTCCTGGCGGGGATAGCTGCTGCAATATCAGACTCAGATTTGTCAGTCCTTCATCTGGTGTATTTGGTCAAGAGTTTGATTTGACCCTCCCTGAACTATTAGATTTTCCTGATTTTATTATTGAGAAAGCATGGTATGATGCTACTATCGGTAGAAACTGGATGTGTGGGGATAATTGCCAAGTGTGGTGGAGATATGACAACGGGGAAGGCGGTAGGTGGTGGGAGTGTACAATCATTTCTTCCAAGGCAAAGTCGGAGGAGTTTCCTGATAGTCCTTGGGAGAGATACAATGTAAAGTACAATAATGATTTTAGTGAACAACATTGGCACTGTCCCTGGGAACTGCATGATCCTGAAATGCCATGGGAGCACCCCATTATTGATTTTGAGATTCGAGAAAAGCTGCTGTCttcttttgaaaaattagaGCTGTCAGGAAGCAGAAAAAAG GACTCTTATGGAATCCGAGCATTGAATGAAAATTCTCAAAAGCTGGAGTTTTTCAACAG GTATCCAGTTCCGCTGTGTCCTGAAATTATCCGGTCAAGGGTAGAAAACAACTATTACCGGACGGTAGAAGCAGTGAAGCATGACGTTAACGTGATGATGAATAATGCTCGATCTTATTTTGCTAGAAATAGAGAAGTATTACACAAGATGAAGAAGCTATCAGATTGGTATTGTAAGAAGCTTTCAAAAATATTAGGCACTGAACCATAA